Below is a genomic region from Rhodohalobacter sp. 614A.
CTCTTTTTCATCATTCATAAAGTATTCCAGCAGCAATGGAATCACTTTCCTGTTCATTCGCTCGACTAAGGTAAGATCACTATTCATGAAGTAACTGTGGCCGATCTGGAAATCGTGGCCCTTTAGTTTGATGATTCGTTCGTTGATCTTTCGAAGAATATCCTCATCGTGAATCTCTTTACCAGGAATATGATACAGTGGATACATCGCTTCAAACTCAAACCGGCGCCGTAGAGCGATGTCCAGTAAAGCAATAGATTTATCAGCCGTGTTCATTGTGCTGATAATGTAAAGATTAGATGGCACGGTAAAATCTTCCCCGGAAGGCAGCTTTGTAGATAATGCGAATTCACCTTCAGACCGTTTATCCGGTTCGATGAGTGTAATGAGTTCACCAAAAACCCTCGAAATATTGGCGCGGTTAATTTCATCAATGATGATCACATAATTCTTGCGTTCGACAACCTCCGTTTCTCCCGGTGATTTGCCGAGTTCCAGCAGTTTGTCCAGAAGTGGTTTGTAATAGGAGGAAAGTCCCTGTATTTCCAAAACGGATTCAGCTTCATACATTTTTCGCAACGTATTGATGCTCAGTGTATGATCTGTTCCACCACTTGTTTTTCGAAACTCGATGGATCGATTGGTAACTGCTGTTATGAAGTAGGAAACTCGTTTCATCTCCACTTCCAGATCTTCAACTTCCCCCTGCACGAGTGGATCTACATATTCGTTAAATACTGCCTCAAAAGATTTCTTTTTTGTGGTTGGCTTTTTGGAATTTTTCAGATTCTTTAGTGCTCGATCTGCAAGATCTTTAAAAATTCCATCATGTCTATCAAATGTGAGTTCTTTATTATTCTCAATATCTGGCCGTAAGCCCTGGATGAAGTCTTCGTAGCTATAGTTCTGGTGGAATGTGATGAATTCAATCGTATCTCTAAGATTCCTATTGAATATTTCTCGAGCCTCAGAATACTCTTCAATTTTCCGATTTTCGACAATTTCTGCCGCACGTTTTACTGTCAGATACGTTTTGCCGGTTCCTGGTGGGCCATAGAAAATGGTATTCAATGGGTAATTGATTGTAGTCTCGAACACCTTTTTATCTTCCATAACTTCAGCAGTAAATAATTTATCCAGGATTGAAGTATCAAGTGCAACTTTTGCAATCCAGGGATTATGCTTATCTGGATAAATGGATCGAAACTGTGACTTTTCCTGTCCCTTAACTCCTTTTCGTGCAAGCGCCAAAATTCCATCATAAAAATCTTTAACATTCACGTTATCTGCTTCCAGGTACACCCACGTCATTTCTCCCTCCTCAACCGGTACTGCTTTATCACTGATTTCTAAATCAAGATATAGCTCTTTTAGCTGATCCAGGTAATCATTATCAACGTAAAACCCTTGAATAACTTTACCACTTTTGCGCTGAAGATGAGTCACATATCGGCTGCCAATTGTAAATTGAACATAGTTATCAATTGCTGATGCATAGATTATTGGTTCATCATCATTGAGATCAAGTTCATGTAATACATAGTGCACTGTTTTGAAGAATTTTCGAACGGCCTTTTCATCATCAATTTTTTGGATAACCCGAACCAGCTCCCTCCACTTGTTTTTATCCAGATTCTCTTCAGCTTTTTTACTTTTTTCAGCTTCTTTCTTTTCATACTCAGTCGTCCAAAGCCAAGATTCGTGAGATATTTCATAGAATGGGAGATCGACTTTTTCACTTACCTGGTTTAGAATCCTTTCATAATCGCTGTAAGATTTAAAATCTACATCAATGGAGAGATGTTTAATTAAATATGGTTTCGCTGGTCCGTTTATGGGCAAATATTTTTCTGGATCAATATAGAATAAACCTGCCGTTAAACTTGCTTTGCCTGTTCCGTGTATAGATAGTACATCTGCAAATTTTGCATTTGTGATCGTATGATTAATTGCTTCATAAAAAAAGCTCCATAAACGAGCAATCTCATCATTTTTTCTATCATATTTATAGGGAAAAAACCAAACATTTTGTGCATGAATGGATGGAAGGCCTCGATGATCTTGTGGTTTACTTAAATTTAGTTTTTCGGCAATATTTTGCAGAATGACCAAGCGTTTATCGTCTCCATATTTATTGATATATGCAAAGAACGTAAACGGATCGATCTCCTCAAGATCAATGGTTTCACCTGATTCGTTTTTGTCATTAAAGATCGTACAGCCTGCCTCTTTCAAAAGCTCAATCAGCTCCTTCTGTTCACCTTCCATTTTGGAGAGGTATTGCGCCAGCTCTTTATGTGTTTGTACCCAGGTGAATTTTTTATCCATAGAATTCAAGACTTAATGAAGTTTGAATTGCAACAATTAAATTTCGAATAAACAAAGGCATTATAAATACCAGATCATCCTTGGAATTAATCATATTACTAATCTAGTCTTTGAAGGGGCATTGGCTGGTTTCTCAAACTGATTGCCATCAGTGTATTTACTACCATTCTATGATCTTATTTGAATTCAGACTCTAAAATTAGATACGTTCTCTTCAAGATCATAAATAATGTCAATAGTAAATTAAGATACAAATAGTATACGAGGAAATTGGGTATTAGAGAGGCTTTAATGCTAATCCCAGGTATATAAATTTCACTTAATATGTACCCAATAAACACAACTACTAAGCTCAGTACTGCAATAATAATTGAGTAAGATATATTACTGTATAACTCTTTAATCAAGTAATTTTTTTTGAGCTGTAATTCTAGATCCTTATCTGTAATCGATGGATTTTTCTGTTTTAAAGATTCCCTTGTTTCTTTTTTTAACTGAGCACTTATCAATACCAAAAGATTTAATAAAAGGCCCACAAAAATTGATAATGAAATAGAAATAGCATTTATGATTTTATCATGCTTTAAATCAATAAACAGAAATAAAAAAGTGACTACTACCCCTGGAAATATAAAGAACCAAAAAACATCCCAAGGATCTAGCTTTTTCTCATCATCATCTACTTTGGCACTTTTAGCATCATATAGTGTACTAATATGAGCTTTAAGAATACCTTTAATATTTACTTTGCTTGACATAGCTATATTTAATGAACGAGAGTTTCACCAATTTCTAATAACTCTTGTCTTGCCGCATCTCTTACACTTTCGAAAACGGCATAATTAGTTTTATCGTCTCTTTGAACCTGATCATCTATCTCTACACTCCCCCGAATTCTTTCGAGCTTTCCTAGGTTTAAGGTTTTCTCATGTCCATTTCTTTCTATTTTAATTTTCAAATCATCGTAATCAAAGACATCTCCAGAAGTACTTATTTCTATATATCTGCTATTTTTATCACTTATTGCTTTCATCAAATTCCTTCTGAAAATATTCAATGAATTTTCATCATACTCTTCAATTTTAATACTAAGTTGTGCCCTGACATATTCTGGCTCAAGCCCCCCTATGTTATTAAATGCATCTCTATCAGCGTTATATTTAATAAATGTAAATTCAGAGGCCACACTTTCATTTATTAATTCTTCAATTGCCTCTTTTGGTAGGTAGGTATTAAACTCTACATATAAATTTTCGTATTCGTTTCTTAGAAATTCTCGAAAAGCTAAAGCTAATTGGGTTTTCATTGAAAACCTTCCATCAATTTGTAAACCTATCAACCCTGTATAAAAACCAGACCTAACATAAAATGAACCTAATAGAGGATAAGTACTCGCTTGATTTGGAGTTTGGACATGAACCCTTTTACCTGTCTCTACATCATCTATATTAGATGAATACCCGAAGTCCCCGGATCTGAAAACCCCAAAATAAAACTGTTTATTCCCATCCTCTATTTTTTCAACTTCACTTTCCGAATCTTTTTGATCACGGTATTTAAACAATTTATTGTAATTGCTTAAATTCTGTGGATTATCCTCTAGCCATTCTTCAAATTCAACTATGATATCTATCAAATGGACTCCCTCAATATCATTTAAAGGGTAATAACTATCTTTATCCCTTTGTTGACGAATCTTTATTGTATAGATATCTAATTTTGTTGTCATAATCTTATAGTTGTTTTGTGTCGATTTTCCCTGAAATCAACTTTGGCAAAAGCAAATCTCTGGTTTCTTTAAGCCTTTGTAGATTTTTGTGTAATAGTAGAATTTGTCTATTTATTGGACTAATAGCACTGTCAAAGTGACGATATACATCTTGAGGCGGTAACGCTATGTGAACCTCATCCAATGCAGATTTTCTTATATGTTGCATTGTTGTCCCAGCAGTTTTTGTTAGAAACTCTTTTAAACTAACATCCAACGCATAATACAAATAGTCTTTTGTTAAATAGCTGACTTTTGGAGACACATTAAAAATGTGTTGATTTAAAAGTGCTTTCCCTCTATACCATAAAAAGATTCCTAATGATGCAGACCACGCAAACAATAAGTCTCCATCATTGATGTAGTACTTTTTATCAATATCCCTACCGTGATAATATGATGTATTATCTGAAAACCCACTTTTTAATTCTCGGATCTTGACTATAGGTAGTCCTTCATCTTGCCAATGTTTAGGCTTAAAAGCTTTGCCATTTTGAAATTCAGCAATCTCACTGAAACTCTTAATATCCCATTCCTTTGGCACATCACCCAATTCTACCCCCGAATCCACCAACTCATCCTTCTCATGACCGGGATAGCGATAATGCACAAACCACTCACGATAGATGAGCTGCGCCATCTCCTCCAGGATGGCAATACGCCGGGTGTTGTTTTCAATCAGATCATCAAAGGCAGAAAGGATGGAGGCGATTTTTTGCTGGGTTTCATATGATGGCAGGTCGGATAATTCTAGTCCCCGAATATCACTCATATTTAAATGTGGAACGGTTGATCCAGTAGAAACAGCGTGAAACCGTTCTTGAATCTCATCACCCAATAAGAGATAAACTAAATACTGAGGGTAAATTTTGTCTTCATCAGGTCGTATTAAAACAGTGCGCTGACCAAGACACGGCTTCAATCCGTCAGTTACTATAGCAACATTACCAACCGGTGCTTCTCTCGCTAATATCAGATCATTCTTTTGAGGTACAGCCCTCCTTGTCCATTTCTCATAACTTTCTTGTGAAATTCTTCTAACATCATCTAAAATCAATCTTCCTCTGCCAATATTTGGAGTTCTGATATAAGGATACCCCTCATCCTCAGTTGGTGCAGTTTTGTGTTCCGAATCAACAATCAGTTCGGTAATTTCTTCAAGTTTCATATCTATAACTTTGAAAGTATCTCAGAAATCGAATCGGAAATTTGCGATTCAAGTTTTTCAGATTGAGAATTTAATAACTCCAACTCTTCATATAGTTCTTCCAATCGAATCTCAAAATCTATTTCATCCTCTTTCTGTTCAGCCACACCCACATAACGACCGGGATTCAGGCTCCAACCCTGGGCTTCAATCTCTTCTACTGTAGCTACTTTGCAGAGTCCGGGAATGTCTTCGTACTCACCATTTGGGAAGAGCTCATCCATATTCTCCGGCTGGGTTAATGAGTTGCCGTTGGCTGAATATTCAACCTCTGGCTCGGCGGCCATCGGCAGGGTATCTTCTAAAGCCTCGCCACGGTATCGGCGCACAATTCTGGCAATGAAGTCAATCTGTTCAGGAGTAAAATCGCGGTGGGCGCGGTCAAGCTGCCGGTAAATGTTACGGGCGTCAATAAAGAGAACTTTGTTTTCCCGGTCGGTTCCTTTCTTGCCCTTATCAAAAAACCAGAGAGTACAGGGGAGAGTTACCGTATAAAAGAAGTTGGACCCAATGGAGATGATCACATCCACCACGCCTTCTTCAATAATCTTTTTGCGGATCTCCATCTCACTGTGGCGGGCATCGGCGGCGGAGTTGGCCATTACAAATCCGGCGCGCCCCTTCTCATTCAGTGCACTGTAGAATTCCTGAATCCAGAGGTAGTTGGCATTATCCGGGTTTGGTATGCCGAATGGATAGCGCTTGTCACCTTCAATGGATTCCTTATTCACGCCATCCACATTGAAGGGCGGATTGGCCATCACATAATCAAACCGGCCTACACAATTATGTCGGTTTTCGTAATAGGTATTTCCCGGCAAGATATTACCCTCCATTCCGTGTACTGCCAGGTTCATCTTGCAGAGCCGAACAGTGGCATCGACTTTTTCTTGTCCGTAAATAGAAAGAACCTTGTTGTTCTTGGTGGCATGCTTGCGCTCTGAAGCTTCAGCGTAGGAGTGACGTTTCCGAAACTGCTCACTCTGAATAAACATACCACCCGAACCGCACGCCGGGTCCAGCACCAGCCCGCCATAGGGTTCCAGCACTTCCACAATCAGCTTTACAATAGAGGTAGGTGTGAAAAACTCGCCGCCCTTTTGTCCCTCACTCATCGCGAAGTTGCCCAGGAAATATTCGTAAATCTTGCCAAATACATCCCCTCCAATATCCATCGGAATATTGGAAAAGGTTTTGAGCAAATCCTTCAGTGTCTGGTCACCGAATCTCTTGTATTGCTTTGGAAGTGTATCACGCAGTTCTGGATTTGCCTCTTCAATAGATTCCATAGCGATGTTAATCGCCTTACCAATATCTTCACTTTCCGGCATCTCTAAGAGATTATCATACCAGGCTTCTTCCGGGAGATACATCACACCTTCGGCTTTATAATCATCCGGTCCGATGGTCCGCCGCCCGGTGGCCTGCTTGGATAGCTTTTCATGCGCCGGTTTAAAACGGCTCCAGGCATACCGCAAAAAGATAAGTCCAAGCACTGGCGTTGAATATTCGTATGAGCTGAGAGAGGAGTTAGCCCTCAGATTATCTGCTGCTTCCCATAGACGTTTTTCGAGTTGCTTAACATCCGTACTGCTCATGTGTTCCCCAAAAATTGATGAAGGTGGTTCTTAATTCTGTAAACTTAAAATAACAGAATGATGGTAAATGGGAAGCGGGAATTTTCGAGGAATAAATCAGGTAAATTGTTCTCGCAAAACTTCAGCCTTCTTGGATAAAATATCCTTCAACTCATCAAGTGAATGGTTTTTTAAGCCATATCTATTTTTTGCACCGCACTCACAACTGTTTCCTTTCATTGAATTCGTTCTCAAGCATCTTGGACAAATCCAAGCTTCCGTATTTCTAAATGTGCCTTCCTCTACAGTTTTCTTGATTTGTGTATTGAATTTGTTATTCAGAAAGTCTGAAATCTTTGAATATCTCACTACATCTTTTCTATCATAAAAACTCTTGTTAATAGCACAAAGGTGCAGAGCTCGAAATCTTCGTATTGGATCTTGATCCTCTAACAATTTCAAAATGAGACTGCTGTTAAACCAATTTCTATTCTCTAAAGCAGTTACAATACATATCCAATATTTGATAGAAATTGAATGGATTTCTCGAAAAACAAGCATTTCAAGTT
It encodes:
- a CDS encoding McrB family protein encodes the protein MDKKFTWVQTHKELAQYLSKMEGEQKELIELLKEAGCTIFNDKNESGETIDLEEIDPFTFFAYINKYGDDKRLVILQNIAEKLNLSKPQDHRGLPSIHAQNVWFFPYKYDRKNDEIARLWSFFYEAINHTITNAKFADVLSIHGTGKASLTAGLFYIDPEKYLPINGPAKPYLIKHLSIDVDFKSYSDYERILNQVSEKVDLPFYEISHESWLWTTEYEKKEAEKSKKAEENLDKNKWRELVRVIQKIDDEKAVRKFFKTVHYVLHELDLNDDEPIIYASAIDNYVQFTIGSRYVTHLQRKSGKVIQGFYVDNDYLDQLKELYLDLEISDKAVPVEEGEMTWVYLEADNVNVKDFYDGILALARKGVKGQEKSQFRSIYPDKHNPWIAKVALDTSILDKLFTAEVMEDKKVFETTINYPLNTIFYGPPGTGKTYLTVKRAAEIVENRKIEEYSEAREIFNRNLRDTIEFITFHQNYSYEDFIQGLRPDIENNKELTFDRHDGIFKDLADRALKNLKNSKKPTTKKKSFEAVFNEYVDPLVQGEVEDLEVEMKRVSYFITAVTNRSIEFRKTSGGTDHTLSINTLRKMYEAESVLEIQGLSSYYKPLLDKLLELGKSPGETEVVERKNYVIIIDEINRANISRVFGELITLIEPDKRSEGEFALSTKLPSGEDFTVPSNLYIISTMNTADKSIALLDIALRRRFEFEAMYPLYHIPGKEIHDEDILRKINERIIKLKGHDFQIGHSYFMNSDLTLVERMNRKVIPLLLEYFMNDEKEVTEILKNAGLQIQENSWPLQINGRVDQSI
- a CDS encoding DUF713 domain-containing protein, coding for MTTKLDIYTIKIRQQRDKDSYYPLNDIEGVHLIDIIVEFEEWLEDNPQNLSNYNKLFKYRDQKDSESEVEKIEDGNKQFYFGVFRSGDFGYSSNIDDVETGKRVHVQTPNQASTYPLLGSFYVRSGFYTGLIGLQIDGRFSMKTQLALAFREFLRNEYENLYVEFNTYLPKEAIEELINESVASEFTFIKYNADRDAFNNIGGLEPEYVRAQLSIKIEEYDENSLNIFRRNLMKAISDKNSRYIEISTSGDVFDYDDLKIKIERNGHEKTLNLGKLERIRGSVEIDDQVQRDDKTNYAVFESVRDAARQELLEIGETLVH
- a CDS encoding restriction endonuclease subunit S, yielding MKLEEITELIVDSEHKTAPTEDEGYPYIRTPNIGRGRLILDDVRRISQESYEKWTRRAVPQKNDLILAREAPVGNVAIVTDGLKPCLGQRTVLIRPDEDKIYPQYLVYLLLGDEIQERFHAVSTGSTVPHLNMSDIRGLELSDLPSYETQQKIASILSAFDDLIENNTRRIAILEEMAQLIYREWFVHYRYPGHEKDELVDSGVELGDVPKEWDIKSFSEIAEFQNGKAFKPKHWQDEGLPIVKIRELKSGFSDNTSYYHGRDIDKKYYINDGDLLFAWSASLGIFLWYRGKALLNQHIFNVSPKVSYLTKDYLYYALDVSLKEFLTKTAGTTMQHIRKSALDEVHIALPPQDVYRHFDSAISPINRQILLLHKNLQRLKETRDLLLPKLISGKIDTKQL
- a CDS encoding type I restriction-modification system subunit M, yielding MSSTDVKQLEKRLWEAADNLRANSSLSSYEYSTPVLGLIFLRYAWSRFKPAHEKLSKQATGRRTIGPDDYKAEGVMYLPEEAWYDNLLEMPESEDIGKAINIAMESIEEANPELRDTLPKQYKRFGDQTLKDLLKTFSNIPMDIGGDVFGKIYEYFLGNFAMSEGQKGGEFFTPTSIVKLIVEVLEPYGGLVLDPACGSGGMFIQSEQFRKRHSYAEASERKHATKNNKVLSIYGQEKVDATVRLCKMNLAVHGMEGNILPGNTYYENRHNCVGRFDYVMANPPFNVDGVNKESIEGDKRYPFGIPNPDNANYLWIQEFYSALNEKGRAGFVMANSAADARHSEMEIRKKIIEEGVVDVIISIGSNFFYTVTLPCTLWFFDKGKKGTDRENKVLFIDARNIYRQLDRAHRDFTPEQIDFIARIVRRYRGEALEDTLPMAAEPEVEYSANGNSLTQPENMDELFPNGEYEDIPGLCKVATVEEIEAQGWSLNPGRYVGVAEQKEDEIDFEIRLEELYEELELLNSQSEKLESQISDSISEILSKL